In Microscilla marina ATCC 23134, a single window of DNA contains:
- the gltX gene encoding glutamate--tRNA ligase, translating into MDKPVRVRFAPSPTGALHIGGVRTALYNYLFAKKEEGTFVLRIEDTDQARYVQGAEEYIMQSLEWLGIVPDESPIHGGEFGPYRQSERKHIYRQYAEQLVKSGHAYYAFDTPQELDAMRKRLEAAKSKNPTYNAITRKDMTNSFTLSPEEVQKRLESGEPYVIRVKIPHREEVRFNDVIRGWVMVHGSTLDDKVIMKGDGMPTYHLANVVDDYLMKITQVIRGEEWLPSLPLHVLLYQFLGWEADMPQFAHLPLLLNPPGKEGKLSKRQADNLGVPVFPMPWADPEKGETYLNFNQAGFLPEALLNFLALLGWSPGNNQEMFDISQLEKDFDLTKITKAGIKFDYDKACWFNEEYIKQRKPEELVPLMLEVLKANGIAVDSIDAEKALQIVQLFQSRVTLIPDFWDKLEPSGKRLPQGKVLFVSPTEYDEKTARKKWTGEAADVVDTYKEHLTNLDNWVADDIKTTLEAILTSKGVKIGKVMPAVRLAVTGLSKGADLMATMEIIGKEETIKRLENALNTLGQQVS; encoded by the coding sequence ATGGATAAACCTGTAAGAGTACGATTTGCTCCAAGTCCAACTGGAGCCTTACACATTGGTGGTGTTCGCACCGCTTTGTACAATTATTTATTTGCCAAAAAAGAAGAAGGTACTTTTGTTTTGAGAATAGAAGACACCGACCAGGCAAGGTATGTACAAGGTGCCGAAGAATATATCATGCAAAGCCTCGAATGGTTGGGCATAGTGCCTGATGAATCGCCGATACACGGCGGAGAGTTTGGACCCTACCGTCAATCAGAGCGCAAACACATTTACCGTCAATATGCCGAACAGTTGGTGAAATCTGGCCATGCTTACTATGCCTTTGATACTCCACAGGAACTGGATGCCATGCGTAAACGCTTAGAAGCAGCGAAGTCTAAAAACCCTACCTATAATGCCATTACCCGTAAGGACATGACCAACTCGTTTACGCTGTCGCCCGAAGAGGTGCAAAAGCGACTTGAGTCGGGTGAGCCTTATGTGATCAGAGTGAAAATACCCCACCGTGAAGAAGTCCGTTTCAACGATGTGATCCGGGGTTGGGTAATGGTGCACGGCTCTACCCTGGACGACAAAGTGATTATGAAAGGCGATGGCATGCCTACTTATCACCTGGCAAATGTGGTAGACGATTATTTAATGAAAATTACCCAGGTAATCAGGGGTGAAGAGTGGTTGCCCTCGTTGCCTTTGCACGTGCTTTTGTACCAGTTTTTGGGTTGGGAAGCCGATATGCCCCAGTTTGCTCACCTACCTTTGTTGCTCAACCCTCCGGGCAAAGAAGGCAAACTAAGCAAACGTCAGGCAGACAACCTCGGCGTTCCGGTGTTTCCGATGCCTTGGGCTGACCCCGAAAAGGGAGAGACTTATTTAAACTTTAATCAAGCGGGGTTTTTGCCTGAAGCGTTGCTCAACTTTTTGGCGTTATTGGGATGGAGCCCTGGTAACAACCAGGAAATGTTTGACATCAGTCAATTAGAGAAAGACTTTGACTTGACCAAAATAACCAAAGCCGGAATCAAGTTTGACTATGATAAAGCTTGTTGGTTCAATGAAGAATACATTAAACAGCGCAAGCCTGAAGAGTTGGTGCCCTTGATGCTAGAGGTGTTGAAAGCCAATGGCATAGCTGTAGATAGCATTGATGCGGAAAAGGCATTGCAAATTGTACAATTGTTTCAAAGCAGGGTAACCCTCATTCCTGATTTTTGGGATAAACTAGAGCCTTCGGGCAAAAGGTTGCCTCAGGGAAAGGTATTGTTTGTAAGCCCCACCGAGTATGACGAAAAAACAGCCCGTAAAAAATGGACTGGTGAAGCTGCTGATGTGGTAGATACCTACAAAGAGCATTTGACCAACCTTGACAATTGGGTAGCCGATGATATTAAAACAACTCTAGAGGCCATTCTTACTTCTAAAGGAGTAAAAATAGGCAAGGTAATGCCTGCGGTTCGTCTTGCGGTAACCGGCTTGAGCAAAGGTGCCGACTTAATGGCAACAATGGAGATCATTGGTAAAGAAGAAACCATTAAACGCCTTGAAAATGCCTTGAATACCTTGGGGCAACAGGTGAGCTAA
- a CDS encoding AIM24 family protein gives MKSHSVQYKIIGDFTQILEVNLPPEKTIITDATFLLYFDEEVALQQRNTDGADEVEEEIEEDEEGGLEEESEGDEFDETPEGFEDEFGEADPFVADEPELEGLDDSIMGDLDEEEELPETEFESEEEVDPSKGNLLGKLWTATRKKVQSIKLGSGSSQEEDEENDEEFTPDEEGGLPEGFDPESIGGALDGIDEEGLPDFDEEIPEPEPEPVPERIFTHLSNQSEFIRKVALAPAQPCHVLDINLGELEDNAVHICKGSFIAAAKGTEVSTFAETDILLRPHHDEGLVIEKLEGDGMVFLKAKGDVVERILEDDAIRVNLASVVAFEPSIELDMDSIQSLESLQDADPVILALFSGSGMLWLQSNQMTPHIIQHITQQVEPTPVTETAPELPPVAMFDADEPDESPELELPNMGDELPPLEGIDDELPPIPGLGEGDLPEGETLDAPPANDKKAEEKPEARDDDDDDDLLPPEIRALTDGED, from the coding sequence ATGAAATCGCACTCGGTACAATACAAAATTATTGGAGACTTTACCCAAATACTGGAAGTAAACCTGCCTCCCGAAAAAACCATCATTACCGATGCGACTTTTTTGTTATATTTTGATGAAGAGGTAGCGCTCCAGCAACGCAATACCGATGGAGCAGATGAAGTAGAGGAGGAGATAGAAGAAGACGAAGAAGGAGGGCTGGAGGAGGAATCAGAAGGCGATGAGTTTGACGAAACACCAGAGGGCTTTGAGGATGAATTTGGCGAGGCAGACCCCTTTGTGGCAGACGAACCTGAACTTGAGGGGCTGGATGATAGCATTATGGGCGACCTCGATGAAGAAGAAGAGTTGCCCGAGACAGAGTTTGAATCGGAAGAGGAGGTAGACCCTAGTAAGGGCAACCTCTTGGGTAAGCTCTGGACTGCCACCCGTAAAAAAGTACAGTCTATTAAGCTGGGAAGTGGAAGTAGCCAGGAGGAAGACGAGGAAAACGATGAGGAGTTTACACCTGATGAAGAAGGTGGTTTGCCCGAAGGTTTTGACCCTGAAAGCATTGGTGGGGCACTGGATGGCATAGACGAGGAAGGTTTGCCTGATTTTGATGAAGAAATACCTGAGCCTGAGCCCGAACCTGTACCAGAACGTATATTTACTCACCTAAGCAATCAAAGCGAATTTATAAGAAAAGTAGCCCTGGCGCCTGCACAGCCTTGCCATGTGTTGGACATTAATTTGGGCGAACTGGAAGACAATGCGGTACATATTTGTAAGGGGAGTTTTATAGCGGCAGCCAAAGGGACTGAAGTAAGTACTTTTGCCGAAACCGATATTTTACTGCGCCCTCACCACGACGAGGGTTTGGTAATAGAAAAACTAGAAGGCGATGGAATGGTGTTTCTCAAAGCCAAGGGCGATGTGGTAGAACGTATTCTGGAAGACGATGCCATTCGGGTAAACCTGGCTTCGGTGGTGGCTTTTGAGCCTTCTATAGAGTTAGACATGGACAGTATTCAAAGCCTGGAAAGTTTGCAAGACGCCGATCCGGTGATTTTAGCATTGTTTAGTGGGTCGGGTATGTTGTGGCTACAGTCCAACCAAATGACCCCTCACATTATTCAACACATTACGCAACAGGTAGAGCCTACACCAGTGACTGAAACTGCACCTGAGTTGCCACCAGTGGCTATGTTTGATGCCGATGAACCTGATGAATCTCCAGAGCTTGAGTTGCCCAATATGGGAGACGAGTTGCCACCATTGGAGGGCATAGATGACGAGTTGCCTCCTATACCTGGTTTGGGCGAAGGAGACCTGCCAGAAGGAGAGACCCTGGATGCACCACCAGCCAATGACAAAAAAGCGGAAGAAAAGCCGGAAGCCAGAGACGATGACGACGATGATGATTTGCTACCCCCCGAAATAAGGGCATTGACAGATGGTGAAGATTAG
- a CDS encoding DUF4293 domain-containing protein, giving the protein MIQRVQSVFLSIVVVCMVCTFFFPVLKKTNAQGATVELSYTKMTFTAKDKTQKTTPTFYMAILAALAAVTSVFSISSFKKRLLQMKLGLLNSLLMAGILAFTMFFISQGEKFIGMNIGYKSFGIGFFLPVIALVCNILANRYIRKDERLVRESDRMR; this is encoded by the coding sequence ATGATACAACGTGTTCAAAGCGTGTTTTTGTCTATAGTAGTAGTGTGTATGGTTTGTACCTTCTTTTTTCCGGTACTTAAGAAAACCAATGCTCAAGGCGCTACTGTAGAGCTTAGCTATACCAAAATGACTTTTACCGCTAAAGATAAAACTCAAAAAACAACCCCTACTTTTTATATGGCTATTTTGGCTGCTTTAGCTGCAGTCACCTCTGTATTTTCCATTTCAAGCTTCAAAAAACGTTTATTACAAATGAAACTTGGCTTGTTAAACTCATTGTTGATGGCGGGTATTTTAGCCTTTACTATGTTCTTTATCTCTCAGGGGGAAAAGTTTATAGGAATGAATATAGGGTATAAAAGCTTTGGCATAGGTTTCTTTTTGCCTGTAATTGCCTTGGTTTGCAATATTTTGGCAAATCGTTACATTCGAAAAGATGAGCGTTTGGTACGCGAATCGGACAGAATGCGCTAA
- a CDS encoding IPT/TIG domain-containing protein, with protein sequence MKLLQQLLTLVLLLGFVHGVQAQEWTQQMQQANPNFNTIKKSFDNYWKDRPYERGRGYKQYKRWEYFWEKRVSPNGDFPQAGIKQQEWAQYLQTHPNLKNPQKQRTTNNTAGNWTSLGPNSSPGGYQGVGRINCVTFHPSNVNIFYVGTPAGGLWRTTDGGSTWSNLTDNLPIIGVSSVVIHPTNTNTIYIATGDADGGDTPSIGVMKSTDGGANWSKTGLDWSMSQGRRISVLLMHPADANTLIAATSLGIYKTTDAGANWTRTKTGNFRDMKFKPGAPATIYITGKESGSSAHQVFVSNDTGANWSKSTNFSGVNRISIAVSPANDGLVAALNSGNDNGFAGFYVSTNSGASFTEKFSKSSKNLLGWKADGSDSGGQGWYDLALAISPTDANEMFVGGVNTWKSSDGGASWSLNSHWSWGGAGIPVVHADKHFLMYHPQQTGTLYECNDGGIYKTTNGGTNWTDLTNGMVHTQFYKIGVSQTDASYVVAGAQDNGTKLRGGTSWTNIGGGDGMECIIDPTNKDIQYYSLYYGNITRRVNGVRKNISDNVPGTPKGAWVTPYVLDPNDANTIVVGYQDVFRSNNQGDSWTNISNGQTGTANLNAIAIAPSNSNTIYAASYYKIYRTTNANTWTNITTGLPVSSGAITYIAVSPSDPNTVWVTFSGYSSGKKVYKSTNGGGSWTNISGTLPNLPVNCILHDDVSSDESLYIGTDVGIFYRNNTLGDWQAFSNGLPNVVVRELEIQRSSKKLRAGTYGRGLWESDLYGVASAANPPVVTSFTPASGNVGTIVTVQGNFFTGATAVKFNGTTATVFNVVSDSKITATVPAGTTTGKISVITPGGTGNSAANFIIEVLPKIISFTPGAGNEGMAVTITGENFGATIAANTVKFNGTVAIVSNASPTQLDVTVPNRATTGKITVEVDGKIATSATDFVITTNNSDPVITDFTPKAGTVDTEVVITGANFDALATNNTVKFNGTVANVTAATTTELKVTVPAGATTGKITVEVGGKTATSTADFTIIENAADLAIADFTPKSGIIGTEVTIIGVNFDAVAANNTVKFNGTEAVVTAATTTELRTNVPVGATTGKISVEVGDKMATSTADFTVTENATDPAIADFTPKEGAKDTVVTIFGNNFDAIADNNTVKFNGTVATVLAGTTTELKATVPAGATTGKISVEVSGVTATSTADFTVLEDSKALQFNIKPAKVITPNGDMINDTWRIEGIEKLTDYHIRVFSKTGQLVYESTKYETPWDGTANGSSLVSGIYYYNIQMSARGVKESKTGYITLIK encoded by the coding sequence ATGAAACTACTACAACAACTGCTAACGTTGGTTTTATTGCTGGGCTTTGTTCATGGTGTACAAGCGCAGGAATGGACACAACAAATGCAACAAGCCAATCCCAATTTTAACACAATAAAAAAATCGTTTGACAACTATTGGAAAGACCGCCCCTACGAACGAGGACGTGGCTATAAGCAGTACAAACGCTGGGAATATTTCTGGGAAAAACGGGTCTCGCCTAACGGTGATTTCCCTCAGGCAGGTATCAAACAACAGGAGTGGGCCCAATACCTGCAAACCCACCCCAACCTCAAAAATCCCCAAAAACAACGCACAACAAACAACACTGCTGGCAATTGGACATCACTGGGTCCCAACTCTTCGCCGGGGGGCTACCAGGGAGTAGGCCGTATCAACTGTGTGACTTTTCACCCATCCAATGTCAATATTTTTTATGTAGGTACTCCTGCCGGAGGCCTATGGCGAACCACTGATGGAGGCAGCACCTGGAGCAACCTTACTGACAACTTGCCCATTATCGGTGTATCTTCTGTAGTCATTCACCCTACCAATACCAACACAATATACATTGCTACCGGAGATGCCGACGGAGGAGACACTCCTAGTATTGGAGTAATGAAGTCTACCGATGGAGGCGCCAACTGGAGCAAAACCGGGCTGGACTGGTCAATGAGCCAAGGGCGCAGAATTTCGGTATTGCTCATGCATCCAGCCGATGCCAATACCTTAATTGCGGCTACTTCGTTGGGGATTTATAAAACTACCGACGCTGGTGCCAATTGGACAAGAACTAAAACGGGTAACTTTAGAGATATGAAATTTAAACCTGGAGCCCCTGCTACTATTTACATTACTGGAAAAGAATCAGGCAGTAGTGCCCATCAAGTATTTGTGTCTAATGATACTGGAGCCAACTGGAGCAAAAGTACGAATTTTAGTGGAGTAAACCGGATATCTATAGCTGTATCGCCCGCAAATGATGGGCTGGTAGCCGCATTGAACAGTGGCAACGACAATGGATTTGCTGGCTTTTATGTGTCTACCAATAGTGGAGCCTCATTTACTGAAAAATTTAGCAAAAGCTCTAAAAACCTGTTAGGCTGGAAAGCAGATGGGAGCGATAGTGGAGGACAAGGTTGGTATGACCTGGCGCTGGCAATATCGCCTACTGACGCCAACGAAATGTTTGTAGGGGGAGTAAATACCTGGAAAAGTAGCGATGGTGGCGCCAGCTGGAGCCTTAATAGTCACTGGTCATGGGGGGGGGCTGGCATTCCTGTAGTGCACGCTGATAAGCATTTTCTGATGTACCACCCACAGCAAACCGGAACTTTGTATGAGTGCAACGATGGTGGAATTTATAAAACCACCAATGGAGGAACTAACTGGACTGACCTCACCAATGGTATGGTGCATACGCAGTTTTATAAAATTGGTGTATCGCAAACCGACGCAAGCTATGTAGTAGCAGGGGCTCAAGACAATGGTACTAAACTAAGGGGAGGTACTAGCTGGACAAACATAGGCGGAGGAGATGGAATGGAGTGTATCATTGACCCTACCAACAAAGACATTCAATACTATAGCCTGTATTATGGCAACATTACCCGACGAGTAAATGGAGTACGTAAAAATATTTCTGACAATGTGCCAGGTACACCCAAAGGTGCTTGGGTAACCCCTTATGTGCTTGACCCCAACGACGCCAACACCATTGTGGTGGGTTACCAAGATGTGTTTCGCTCTAATAACCAAGGTGATAGCTGGACGAATATTTCAAATGGGCAAACAGGTACTGCTAACTTAAATGCAATAGCCATTGCCCCTTCTAACTCTAATACCATTTATGCGGCAAGTTATTATAAAATTTACCGCACTACCAACGCCAACACCTGGACCAACATTACCACAGGATTACCTGTATCAAGCGGCGCTATTACTTATATCGCGGTGTCACCGTCTGACCCCAATACGGTATGGGTTACTTTCTCTGGGTATTCAAGTGGCAAAAAAGTGTATAAGTCTACCAATGGGGGTGGTTCCTGGACAAATATTTCGGGTACTTTGCCCAACTTACCTGTCAACTGCATTTTGCACGATGATGTAAGCAGCGACGAAAGCTTGTACATTGGTACTGATGTGGGCATCTTTTATCGCAACAATACCCTGGGCGACTGGCAGGCGTTTAGCAATGGCTTGCCCAATGTGGTCGTAAGAGAGTTAGAGATTCAACGTTCGTCTAAAAAACTAAGAGCAGGTACCTACGGACGTGGTTTGTGGGAGTCTGACTTGTATGGAGTGGCATCAGCGGCAAACCCTCCGGTAGTGACTAGCTTTACCCCAGCCAGTGGCAATGTAGGTACCATTGTCACCGTTCAGGGCAACTTCTTTACTGGAGCCACTGCCGTGAAATTTAACGGCACCACTGCTACAGTATTTAATGTAGTATCAGACAGTAAAATTACTGCCACCGTACCCGCTGGTACCACTACAGGTAAAATATCGGTCATTACTCCTGGTGGAACAGGCAATAGTGCCGCAAATTTTATCATAGAAGTTTTACCTAAAATCATCAGCTTTACTCCCGGAGCAGGCAACGAGGGAATGGCAGTGACCATTACCGGAGAAAACTTTGGGGCCACCATTGCAGCCAATACGGTAAAGTTTAACGGCACGGTAGCCATTGTAAGCAACGCCAGCCCCACGCAACTGGATGTTACCGTACCCAACAGAGCTACTACAGGTAAAATAACTGTGGAAGTGGACGGTAAAATTGCCACAAGTGCCACCGATTTTGTCATTACTACTAATAACTCTGACCCCGTAATTACCGACTTTACGCCAAAAGCGGGTACAGTAGACACCGAAGTGGTGATTACCGGAGCTAACTTTGACGCATTAGCCACCAACAATACTGTGAAATTTAACGGTACCGTGGCTAATGTAACCGCAGCTACTACGACCGAATTGAAAGTAACGGTACCTGCTGGAGCCACTACGGGTAAAATAACCGTAGAGGTAGGTGGCAAAACAGCCACTAGCACAGCCGATTTTACCATCATTGAAAATGCGGCTGACCTTGCCATTGCCGATTTTACGCCCAAATCAGGTATTATAGGCACCGAGGTAACCATTATTGGGGTAAACTTTGATGCAGTGGCTGCTAACAACACCGTGAAGTTTAACGGCACCGAAGCTGTAGTAACTGCGGCTACCACTACCGAGCTAAGAACCAATGTACCAGTAGGCGCTACCACGGGTAAAATAAGTGTGGAAGTGGGCGATAAAATGGCCACCAGTACCGCCGACTTTACTGTTACCGAAAACGCCACCGATCCAGCCATTGCTGATTTTACCCCCAAAGAGGGAGCTAAAGATACGGTAGTGACTATTTTTGGGAACAACTTTGATGCAATTGCCGATAACAACACCGTGAAGTTTAATGGTACAGTAGCCACAGTGCTTGCGGGCACTACTACCGAACTAAAGGCCACAGTACCTGCGGGCGCTACCACGGGTAAAATAAGTGTGGAAGTAAGCGGGGTAACCGCTACCAGTACTGCCGACTTTACGGTATTAGAGGATAGCAAAGCGCTTCAGTTCAACATCAAACCCGCCAAAGTAATTACTCCCAATGGCGATATGATCAACGATACCTGGCGAATAGAAGGAATAGAAAAACTCACCGATTATCATATCAGGGTATTCTCCAAAACCGGACAACTGGTGTATGAATCTACCAAGTATGAAACCCCTTGGGATGGCACCGCCAATGGCAGCTCATTGGTGTCAGGGATATATTATTACAACATTCAAATGAGTGCCCGTGGAGTAAAAGAAAGTAAAACCGGTTATATCACCCTAATCAAATAA
- a CDS encoding PorP/SprF family type IX secretion system membrane protein translates to MYSIHQIFRLCALVVIAQLWANTTQAQVAPVQNQFYLNPYIYNPAWVGSNDQNQLFLGVKKQWVGVEGAPTIATLTYEHAMEDNPASMGVQVVNISEGPINTLAARVTAGYRLETGLDSYLYFGMSLGLVHNAFNANALDAANDPLVAEQNAHSISFDGGFGFGYESNGLRMGLALPRFTAPRPFVKNNDGKDPYSPWDYMIGSLSYTFEPDLDWEFTPAFLYHMQKGFNNQWELGLTATYQKTLNLGTIYRQNNGLTVLAGFSLSENLSLNYMYSFSSPTAKLPNDSHELVIRLAMGRKGRR, encoded by the coding sequence ATGTATTCGATTCATCAAATATTCCGTCTGTGTGCCCTGGTAGTCATTGCGCAACTATGGGCAAACACCACCCAGGCGCAGGTAGCCCCGGTGCAAAACCAGTTTTACCTCAACCCCTACATATACAATCCTGCCTGGGTAGGCAGCAACGACCAAAACCAATTATTTTTGGGAGTAAAAAAACAATGGGTAGGTGTAGAAGGTGCCCCTACTATAGCCACGCTTACCTACGAACACGCGATGGAAGACAACCCCGCAAGTATGGGAGTGCAGGTGGTAAACATCAGCGAAGGTCCCATTAATACTTTGGCAGCCAGGGTAACGGCGGGGTATCGTTTAGAAACCGGACTGGACAGTTACCTCTACTTTGGTATGTCGCTGGGCTTGGTGCACAATGCTTTTAATGCCAATGCCCTGGACGCAGCCAATGACCCTTTGGTAGCCGAGCAAAACGCGCACTCGATCAGTTTTGATGGTGGTTTTGGTTTCGGCTATGAGTCTAACGGATTGAGAATGGGGCTTGCCTTGCCACGTTTTACGGCACCTCGTCCTTTTGTAAAAAACAACGATGGCAAAGACCCCTACAGCCCCTGGGACTATATGATTGGCTCGTTGAGCTATACCTTTGAGCCCGACCTTGACTGGGAGTTTACCCCTGCTTTTTTGTACCACATGCAAAAAGGCTTTAACAACCAGTGGGAGCTAGGGCTTACCGCGACTTATCAGAAAACGCTCAACCTGGGAACTATTTACCGTCAAAATAATGGGTTGACGGTGTTGGCAGGCTTTAGCCTCAGCGAAAACTTGAGTTTGAATTACATGTACAGTTTTTCGAGCCCCACCGCCAAGCTCCCCAACGACAGCCACGAGTTGGTGATCAGGTTGGCAATGGGTAGAAAGGGGAGAAGGTAG
- a CDS encoding RtcB family protein has product MRRTKIRNQDLKKIGYYEVPLLKLAGKIANKLIGQKQSSKEALLPLLQDLLDHPDNYTEPPFDALAQKVKEHQPANDLKRQDEAQYELKPEPLPYPVFGKEKIEAGAIKQMDTAMQLPISLAGALMPDAHQGYGLPIGGVLATQHDRVIPYAVGVDIACRMCLSVFELEADYLSKKRNHLKNLLLKNTCFGTGKGFEKPMHDDLFDKPVWRETKVIRDLKRKAIQQIGSSGTGNHFVEWGTIDILEDNSELGLPKGQYLALLSHSGSRGFGANIAGHYTNIAMEKTKLPKHARHLAWLDLNTQEGQEYWIGMNLAGEYASANHHQIHKRMAQSLETQPLKMIENHHNFAWRDQLADGTEVIVHRKGATPAHENEWGIIPGSMTAPGYLVQGKGKAEAVFSASHGAGRQLSRNQAKKTLDEDDVQRVLKQNGVTLIGGDLDEAPMAYKNIDEVMQMQQALVTVAGKFTPAIVRMADKEKWMGRGKGRRNEKTGDISFNET; this is encoded by the coding sequence GTGAGAAGAACCAAAATCAGAAATCAGGATTTAAAAAAAATTGGCTATTACGAAGTTCCCCTGCTCAAGCTTGCCGGGAAAATTGCCAATAAGTTGATCGGACAAAAACAATCGAGCAAAGAAGCGCTCTTGCCCTTGTTGCAAGACCTGCTCGACCACCCCGATAATTACACCGAACCTCCTTTTGATGCGCTTGCCCAAAAGGTAAAAGAACACCAACCCGCCAACGACCTCAAGCGGCAAGACGAAGCCCAATACGAGCTCAAGCCCGAACCACTGCCTTACCCCGTGTTTGGCAAAGAAAAAATAGAAGCAGGGGCAATCAAGCAAATGGATACAGCCATGCAACTGCCCATTTCGTTGGCGGGTGCCCTCATGCCCGATGCCCACCAGGGGTATGGTTTGCCCATTGGCGGGGTGCTTGCCACCCAACACGATCGGGTAATACCCTATGCAGTAGGGGTAGACATTGCCTGCCGCATGTGTTTGTCGGTGTTTGAGCTGGAGGCAGACTACCTCAGCAAAAAACGCAATCACTTGAAAAACTTATTGCTCAAAAATACTTGCTTTGGCACAGGCAAGGGTTTTGAAAAGCCCATGCACGATGATTTATTTGATAAACCTGTCTGGAGAGAAACCAAGGTAATCCGTGACCTAAAGCGCAAAGCCATTCAGCAAATTGGTAGTTCGGGCACGGGCAACCATTTTGTAGAATGGGGCACTATAGACATACTGGAAGACAACTCCGAGCTGGGGTTGCCCAAAGGTCAGTATCTTGCCTTGTTGTCGCATTCGGGATCGCGGGGTTTTGGGGCAAACATTGCGGGGCACTATACCAACATTGCGATGGAAAAAACCAAGCTGCCCAAGCACGCCCGCCACCTTGCCTGGCTCGACCTCAACACCCAAGAGGGGCAGGAGTATTGGATTGGGATGAACCTGGCGGGTGAGTATGCCTCGGCAAACCACCACCAAATTCATAAAAGAATGGCGCAGTCGCTGGAAACCCAACCCCTGAAAATGATAGAGAACCACCATAACTTTGCCTGGCGCGACCAACTCGCCGATGGTACCGAGGTGATTGTTCACCGCAAAGGTGCCACTCCTGCCCACGAAAACGAATGGGGCATTATACCGGGGTCTATGACTGCCCCTGGCTATTTGGTGCAGGGCAAGGGCAAGGCTGAGGCAGTTTTTTCGGCATCGCACGGGGCAGGCAGACAACTTTCGCGCAACCAAGCCAAGAAAACCCTCGACGAAGACGATGTGCAGCGGGTGCTCAAGCAAAATGGGGTAACTTTAATCGGGGGCGACCTCGACGAGGCTCCTATGGCGTATAAGAACATTGATGAGGTAATGCAAATGCAACAGGCATTGGTAACCGTAGCAGGAAAGTTTACTCCTGCCATTGTACGTATGGCTGACAAGGAAAAGTGGATGGGACGAGGCAAGGGCAGACGCAACGAAAAAACGGGGGATATTTCTTTTAATGAAACGTGA